The Streptomyces sp. P9-A4 genome contains a region encoding:
- a CDS encoding isochorismatase family protein, translating to MTASATLRDVIGLPQELPRLADATLILIDFQNTYRSGVMRLDDAERALAAGARLLAAARAAGAPVVHVVNDGGEGTPYDIRAETGAISDEVAPIEGEKVVVKQFPNAFHATGLEETLKDLGASGDLVIAGFMTHMCVLFTAQGAFNLGYRPTVVAEATATRTLEAPDGTVVTSDALQAAGLTTVADLFGMVARTVDELVAVTPAG from the coding sequence ATGACCGCCTCCGCCACCCTCCGCGATGTGATCGGCCTGCCCCAGGAGCTGCCGCGCCTCGCCGACGCGACCCTGATCCTGATCGACTTCCAGAACACCTACCGCTCCGGCGTCATGCGGCTCGACGACGCCGAGCGGGCCCTCGCCGCCGGCGCGCGACTGCTCGCCGCCGCCCGCGCCGCCGGCGCACCGGTCGTCCATGTCGTCAACGACGGCGGTGAGGGCACCCCGTACGACATCCGGGCCGAGACCGGCGCGATCAGCGACGAGGTCGCCCCGATCGAGGGCGAGAAGGTCGTCGTCAAGCAGTTCCCCAACGCCTTCCACGCCACCGGCCTCGAAGAGACCCTCAAGGACCTCGGCGCGAGCGGCGACCTCGTCATCGCCGGGTTCATGACGCACATGTGCGTCCTCTTCACCGCGCAGGGCGCCTTCAACCTCGGCTACCGCCCGACCGTGGTCGCCGAGGCCACCGCGACCCGCACCCTGGAGGCCCCGGACGGCACCGTCGTCACCTCGGACGCGCTCCAGGCGGCCGGACTGACGACCGTCGCCGACCTGTTCGGCATGGTGGCCCGTACGGTCGACGAACTGGTGGCCGTCACACCGGCCGGCTGA
- a CDS encoding YfhO family protein — protein MPPAAETLLDEVDGEEGTGGPPARAGGPRRGPRSPAVAGPLAAALLTAVLLCLATRLSRTYPFGPVTRNIVDLGQQYLPFHAYWRSFLLGETHGDAFLNWNSGFGSNFLGDIGTYLSSPFDLLVVLFPADRIELALYVVTAAKITAAGAAMALLLLRLRPGPWPVAAVLGTAYALSGWTFNYGATVPMWLDGLVAFPLLCLVGEWARTGRRPVLGPLVVALAWIANFYTAYMATLGAAVFLVVRLLTAEETATARQRLAGALRAARGVLIGIGLAAPLVVVIFLATKVADPTPETTFAPAAWTDVLARFLPATASVASPALFIGTPALALALTLPFNRSVAPRVRAGWTAAVVLVTLSLQWEPTHFVWHAGASPNGIPYRQTFVLCGLLLIAAWFSGAGGVPRPVALLGGGALLGILAWAARGSIDIDRWTFPAFGASAALALAAVLLALLGVRRNTTRPTDPDRPSDPGHTPDPARVPPAGSTPVRWRAARVLPVLAVALLVAAQAGEAVVTGKRIEEQQRDKVSWSPRIGPWHTAVADEVARADGWPRYRTDPGEVPGGNDVLLVGGQGPDYYSSLTADVTSRTLASLGFGYYAKGRHPVTLDNPVTDALFSIGTRVRSTPKGPLRQDRAPRATVSAATTPGPPLVTVRPSAHPPAASGDSAFAVQERLLGASVYELPPVARTGRTLTARCPAGSQAWFWAPEYKGSAALAGEPPVDFEGKPPSVRAPMRALGAVPASGEVRIALGPEGRPRLPRQSVGCLVPDRLDTAVRRLTDTGATRVRATGHTVTAELPPGSTGTAVLAVPRISGWSCAAGDAEPRPARAYGGLVAVPLDGRETTVTCSFRPPGLRLGGAVGAAALLALLATGILHRRRARR, from the coding sequence GTGCCCCCCGCCGCCGAGACCCTGCTCGACGAGGTCGACGGCGAGGAGGGCACCGGCGGCCCACCGGCCCGCGCCGGAGGCCCCCGGCGCGGGCCGCGCTCCCCGGCCGTCGCCGGGCCGCTCGCCGCCGCCCTGCTGACCGCCGTCCTGCTCTGCCTCGCCACCCGGCTCTCCCGTACGTACCCCTTCGGGCCGGTGACCAGGAACATCGTCGACCTCGGCCAGCAGTACCTGCCGTTCCACGCGTACTGGCGCTCCTTCCTCCTCGGCGAGACCCACGGCGACGCCTTCCTCAACTGGAACTCCGGCTTCGGCTCCAACTTCCTCGGGGACATCGGCACCTACCTGAGCAGCCCGTTCGACCTGCTCGTCGTGCTCTTCCCGGCGGACCGGATCGAACTCGCCCTGTACGTCGTCACCGCCGCCAAGATCACCGCCGCCGGGGCCGCGATGGCGCTGCTGCTCCTGCGGTTGCGCCCCGGTCCCTGGCCGGTCGCCGCCGTGCTCGGCACCGCGTACGCGCTCTCCGGCTGGACCTTCAACTACGGCGCCACCGTCCCGATGTGGCTCGACGGACTCGTCGCCTTCCCGCTGCTCTGCCTGGTCGGGGAGTGGGCCCGCACCGGGCGCCGCCCCGTCCTCGGTCCGCTGGTCGTCGCCCTCGCCTGGATCGCCAACTTCTACACGGCGTACATGGCGACGCTCGGCGCCGCCGTCTTCCTCGTCGTCCGGCTCCTCACGGCCGAGGAGACCGCCACCGCCCGGCAGCGCCTCGCCGGCGCGCTGCGCGCCGCGCGCGGAGTCCTCATCGGCATCGGGCTCGCCGCGCCGCTCGTCGTGGTGATCTTCCTCGCGACGAAGGTCGCCGACCCCACCCCCGAGACCACCTTCGCGCCGGCCGCCTGGACGGACGTCCTCGCCCGGTTCCTGCCGGCCACCGCGAGCGTGGCCAGCCCCGCCCTCTTCATCGGCACCCCCGCGTTGGCGCTCGCCCTCACCCTGCCCTTCAACCGGTCCGTCGCCCCGCGCGTCCGGGCCGGCTGGACGGCGGCGGTCGTCCTGGTGACGCTCTCCCTCCAGTGGGAGCCGACGCACTTCGTCTGGCACGCCGGAGCCTCGCCCAACGGCATTCCGTACCGTCAGACCTTCGTGCTGTGCGGGCTGCTGCTCATCGCCGCCTGGTTCTCGGGCGCCGGGGGCGTGCCGCGACCGGTCGCGCTCCTCGGGGGCGGCGCGCTGCTCGGGATCCTGGCGTGGGCGGCCCGGGGGAGCATCGACATCGACCGGTGGACCTTCCCCGCCTTCGGTGCGTCCGCCGCCCTGGCCCTCGCCGCCGTGCTGCTTGCCCTGCTGGGCGTCCGCCGGAACACGACCCGCCCGACGGACCCCGACCGCCCGAGCGATCCCGGGCATACGCCGGACCCCGCGCGCGTACCGCCCGCCGGGAGCACCCCCGTACGGTGGCGCGCCGCGCGCGTACTGCCCGTTCTCGCCGTCGCGTTGCTCGTCGCCGCCCAGGCCGGCGAGGCCGTCGTCACCGGCAAGCGGATCGAGGAGCAGCAGCGCGACAAGGTCTCCTGGTCGCCCAGGATCGGCCCCTGGCACACGGCCGTCGCCGACGAGGTGGCCCGAGCGGACGGCTGGCCCCGCTACCGGACCGACCCCGGTGAGGTCCCCGGCGGCAACGACGTCCTGCTCGTCGGCGGACAGGGCCCCGACTACTACAGCAGCCTCACCGCCGACGTGACCTCCCGCACCCTGGCCTCCCTGGGCTTCGGCTACTACGCCAAGGGCCGGCACCCCGTCACCCTCGACAACCCGGTGACGGACGCGCTCTTCTCCATCGGCACCCGGGTCCGCTCGACACCGAAGGGCCCGCTCCGCCAGGACCGGGCGCCGCGCGCCACGGTGTCCGCCGCCACCACCCCCGGACCGCCGCTCGTCACCGTACGTCCCTCGGCGCACCCGCCCGCCGCCTCCGGCGACTCGGCCTTCGCCGTCCAGGAACGCCTGCTCGGTGCTTCCGTGTACGAGCTGCCGCCCGTCGCCCGCACCGGACGGACCCTCACCGCCCGGTGCCCGGCGGGCTCCCAGGCCTGGTTCTGGGCACCCGAGTACAAGGGCTCGGCGGCCCTCGCGGGGGAGCCGCCCGTGGACTTCGAGGGCAAGCCGCCCTCCGTCCGCGCCCCGATGCGGGCCCTCGGCGCCGTCCCGGCGTCCGGAGAAGTGCGGATCGCCCTGGGGCCCGAGGGCAGGCCGCGGCTGCCGCGCCAGTCGGTCGGCTGTCTGGTGCCGGACCGGCTCGACACCGCCGTACGACGGCTGACCGACACCGGTGCCACCCGGGTGCGGGCCACCGGACACACCGTCACCGCCGAACTGCCCCCGGGCAGCACCGGCACCGCCGTGCTCGCCGTGCCCCGCATCTCCGGCTGGAGCTGCGCCGCCGGTGACGCGGAACCCCGTCCCGCGCGCGCGTACGGCGGTCTCGTCGCCGTCCCGCTCGACGGGCGCGAGACCACGGTCACCTGCTCCTTCCGGCCCCCGGGCCTCCGCCTCGGCGGCGCCGTCGGCGCGGCAGCCCTGCTTGCCCTGCTGGCGACCGGGATCCTGCACCGGCGGCGGGCCCGCCGATGA
- a CDS encoding glycosyltransferase family 2 protein yields the protein MPKLSVVVPFHNVGAYAPDTLRSLANNADPEFEFLLIDDCSTDDTPEILDRWRDRLPNSTVIRHETNSGVAQARNTGIDAARGDYVTFLDGDDWYAPGHLSATVAGIDRLGCDFARTDHVLSEGRKRQIRYAPAKRRDTVMDPRDGISPASMVTMVDYPFVPFGIYSARLFENGASRFETSLRTAEDRLWIWRLHLKARTFAALSLHGVFYRRGVTTSLTQITDNRQLDFIPSYDLLLDEVSRDAEADRFLPKAVRTYCAMIAFHLGKVEKYEPAVAKRLRADVGDALHRMPQQVLDETLATMDTPRSTLLRSLRDTGRTA from the coding sequence GTGCCGAAACTGTCCGTCGTCGTACCGTTCCACAATGTCGGGGCATACGCTCCCGACACCCTGCGCAGTCTCGCGAACAACGCGGATCCGGAATTCGAGTTCCTGCTGATCGACGACTGCTCGACGGACGACACCCCGGAAATCCTCGACCGCTGGCGCGACCGTCTGCCGAATTCCACCGTCATCCGGCACGAGACGAACAGCGGCGTCGCCCAGGCGCGTAACACCGGAATCGATGCCGCACGCGGGGACTACGTCACCTTCCTCGACGGCGACGACTGGTACGCACCCGGCCACCTGAGCGCCACCGTCGCCGGAATCGACCGTCTGGGCTGCGATTTCGCCCGGACCGACCACGTCCTCTCGGAGGGCCGGAAGCGGCAGATCCGCTACGCCCCCGCCAAGCGCCGCGACACCGTCATGGACCCCAGAGACGGAATCTCACCCGCCAGCATGGTGACGATGGTGGACTATCCGTTCGTCCCCTTCGGTATTTACAGTGCCCGGCTCTTCGAGAACGGCGCCTCGCGTTTCGAGACCTCCCTCAGAACGGCCGAGGACCGCCTCTGGATCTGGCGGCTCCACCTCAAGGCCCGTACCTTCGCGGCGCTCTCCCTGCACGGTGTCTTCTACCGGCGCGGGGTCACGACCTCGCTCACCCAGATCACCGACAACCGGCAGCTCGACTTCATTCCGTCGTACGACCTCCTGCTCGACGAGGTCTCCCGGGACGCGGAGGCGGACCGGTTCCTCCCGAAGGCGGTCCGCACGTACTGCGCGATGATCGCCTTCCACCTGGGCAAGGTCGAGAAGTACGAGCCCGCCGTCGCCAAGCGGCTCCGCGCCGATGTCGGCGACGCGCTGCACCGGATGCCGCAGCAGGTCCTCGACGAGACCCTGGCCACCATGGACACCCCCCGCAGCACCCTCCTCCGGAGCCTGCGCGACACCGGAAGGACCGCCTGA
- a CDS encoding polysialyltransferase family glycosyltransferase: MASAPAASAGPASSSASDEAPAPAPVPDQRPVQIFQVSTLYGAATLAAALDAGQFGPREDARRLLLISHNAEIPETALRLETMTGYERIAARFDGTLDWNETIHPYHPGAWAPRPEEAPLWQRVLRTAWDLGGAPVELVVESIQVNPAKALAGTFPESALHVYADGLMSYGPTRNDLAQSIACRVRRVLHLDLVPGLRPLLLSEYGVEPELVPDDAFRAVLTEIAEAAADDPDIARVAAAGPTALLLGQYLAALGLLTAEEEEDLHVRMLRGAAADGHRSVVFKPHPTAPPSYSQALQEEAERSGVRLTVLDGPLLAETFYERCAPRLVVGCFSTAMLTAAVYYGIPVARVGTAEVLERLTPFENSNRIPLTVVDHLLPDLERGEAPRLPGPAPDSLTPLVRAVGYCMRHKIHPGLREEAARFLAAHHAEPGTAHHFTAERLAELGLPGGSPAPARGGTAARLRRTLVRSRRG; this comes from the coding sequence ATGGCCTCCGCCCCCGCCGCCTCCGCCGGCCCCGCGTCCTCCTCCGCCTCCGACGAGGCCCCGGCGCCCGCCCCCGTCCCCGACCAGCGGCCGGTCCAGATCTTCCAGGTCTCCACCCTGTACGGCGCGGCCACCCTCGCGGCAGCCCTCGACGCCGGACAGTTCGGCCCCCGCGAGGACGCCCGCCGGCTCCTGCTGATCTCGCACAACGCCGAGATCCCGGAGACCGCGCTGCGCCTGGAGACCATGACCGGCTACGAGCGGATCGCCGCCCGCTTCGACGGCACCCTCGACTGGAACGAGACGATCCACCCGTACCACCCCGGCGCCTGGGCCCCCCGCCCCGAGGAGGCACCGCTCTGGCAGCGCGTCCTGCGCACCGCCTGGGACCTGGGCGGCGCCCCGGTGGAGCTGGTCGTCGAATCCATCCAGGTGAACCCGGCCAAGGCCCTGGCCGGCACCTTCCCCGAGAGCGCCCTCCACGTCTACGCGGACGGCCTCATGAGCTACGGCCCGACCCGCAACGACCTGGCGCAGTCGATCGCCTGCCGCGTCCGGCGCGTCCTCCACCTCGACCTGGTGCCGGGGCTCCGGCCCCTCCTCCTGAGCGAGTACGGGGTGGAGCCCGAGCTCGTCCCCGACGACGCCTTCCGCGCGGTCCTCACCGAGATCGCCGAGGCGGCGGCCGACGACCCGGACATCGCGCGCGTGGCCGCCGCCGGACCCACCGCCCTCCTGCTCGGCCAGTACCTCGCCGCCCTCGGCCTCCTCACCGCCGAGGAGGAGGAGGACCTGCACGTGCGGATGCTGCGCGGGGCAGCCGCCGACGGACACCGCTCGGTGGTCTTCAAGCCCCACCCGACCGCGCCCCCCAGCTACTCCCAGGCCCTCCAGGAGGAGGCGGAGCGGTCCGGCGTACGGCTCACCGTCCTCGACGGGCCGCTGCTCGCCGAGACCTTCTACGAGCGGTGCGCGCCCCGGCTCGTAGTCGGCTGCTTCTCCACGGCGATGCTCACCGCCGCCGTCTACTACGGCATCCCCGTCGCGCGCGTGGGCACGGCCGAGGTCCTCGAACGGCTCACCCCCTTCGAGAACAGCAACCGCATCCCGCTCACCGTCGTCGACCACCTCCTCCCCGACCTGGAGCGGGGCGAGGCGCCGAGGCTCCCCGGACCCGCGCCGGACTCGCTCACGCCCCTGGTCCGCGCCGTCGGCTACTGCATGCGGCACAAGATCCACCCGGGCCTGCGCGAGGAGGCCGCCCGCTTCCTCGCCGCGCACCACGCGGAGCCGGGCACGGCGCACCACTTCACCGCCGAACGGCTCGCCGAGCTGGGTCTGCCGGGCGGATCGCCGGCCCCGGCCCGGGGCGGCACGGCAGCCCGCCTCCGCAGGACGCTCGTACGGTCACGGCGGGGCTGA